From the Streptomyces sp. KMM 9044 genome, one window contains:
- a CDS encoding heat shock protein transcriptional repressor HspR, with protein MGGRRRNPYELTQETPVYVISVAAQLSGLHPQTLRQYDRLGLVSPDRTAGRGRRYSARDIELLRQVQQLSQTEGINLAGIKRIIELENQVAALQARVADLEGALDGAAATMRQREAAVHASYRRDLVPYQEVQQTSALVVWRPKRQQQSD; from the coding sequence ATGGGCGGTCGTCGACGCAATCCGTACGAACTGACGCAGGAAACCCCGGTCTACGTCATTTCGGTGGCGGCCCAGCTCTCCGGGCTGCACCCGCAGACGCTGCGTCAGTACGACCGTCTGGGGCTCGTCTCCCCCGACCGCACCGCCGGCCGGGGCCGCCGCTACTCGGCCCGTGACATCGAGCTGCTCCGCCAGGTGCAGCAGCTGTCGCAGACCGAGGGCATCAACCTGGCCGGCATCAAGCGCATCATCGAACTGGAGAACCAGGTCGCCGCGCTCCAGGCCCGGGTGGCGGACCTGGAGGGCGCGCTGGACGGCGCGGCGGCGACCATGCGCCAGCGCGAGGCGGCGGTGCACGCGTCGTACCGCCGGGACCTGGTGCCGTATCAGGAGGTGCAGCAGACCAGCGCGCTGGTGGTGTGGCGGCCCAAGCGTCAGCAGCAGTCCGACTGA